In Eubalaena glacialis isolate mEubGla1 chromosome 3, mEubGla1.1.hap2.+ XY, whole genome shotgun sequence, the following are encoded in one genomic region:
- the C3H1orf43 gene encoding protein C1orf43 homolog isoform X3, which produces MASGSNWLSGVNVVLVMAYGSLVFVLLFIFVKRQIMRFAMKSRRGPHVPVGHNAPKDLKEEIDIRLSRVQDIKYEPQLLADDDTRLLQLETQGNQNCYNYLYRMKALDAIRASEIPFHAEGRHPRSLMGKNFRSYLLDLRNTSTPFRGVRKALIDTLLDGYETARYGTGVFGQSEYLRYQEALSELATV; this is translated from the exons ATGGCGTCCGGCAGTAACTGGCTGTCCGGCGTGAATGTCGTGCTGGTGATGGCCTACGGGAGCCTG GTGTTTGTACTGctatttatttttgtgaagaGGCAAATCATGCGCTTTGCAATGAAATCCCGAAGGGGACCTCATGTCCCTGTGGGACACAATGCCCCCAAG GACTTAAAAGAGGAGATTGATATCCGACTATCCAGGGTTCAGGATATCAAATATGAACCTCAGCTCCTTGCAGATGATGACACAAGACTGCTACAGCTGGAAACCCAGGGAAATCAAA ATTGCTACAACTATCTATACAGGATGAAAGCTCTGGATGCCATCCGTGCCTCTG AGATCCCATTTCATGCTGAAGGCCGGCATCCCCGTTCCTTAATGGGCAAGAATTTCCGCTCCTACCTGCTAGATCTTCGAAACACTAGTACTCCTTTCAGGGGTGTGCGCAAGGCCCTCATTGATACCCTGCTGGATGGCTATGAGACAGCCCGCTATGGGACAGGG GTCTTTGGCCAGAGTGAGTACCTGCGCTATCAGGAGGCCCTGAGTGAGCTGGCCACAGTGTGA
- the C3H1orf43 gene encoding protein C1orf43 homolog isoform X1, whose translation MASGSNWLSGVNVVLVMAYGSLVFVLLFIFVKRQIMRFAMKSRRGPHVPVGHNAPKDLKEEIDIRLSRVQDIKYEPQLLADDDTRLLQLETQGNQNCYNYLYRMKALDAIRASEIPFHAEGRHPRSLMGKNFRSYLLDLRNTSTPFRGVRKALIDTLLDGYETARYGTGVFGQSEYLRYQEALSELATVVKARSGSSQRQHQSAAKDLTQSPEVSPTTIQVTYLPSSQKSKRAKHFLELKSFKDNYNTLESTL comes from the exons ATGGCGTCCGGCAGTAACTGGCTGTCCGGCGTGAATGTCGTGCTGGTGATGGCCTACGGGAGCCTG GTGTTTGTACTGctatttatttttgtgaagaGGCAAATCATGCGCTTTGCAATGAAATCCCGAAGGGGACCTCATGTCCCTGTGGGACACAATGCCCCCAAG GACTTAAAAGAGGAGATTGATATCCGACTATCCAGGGTTCAGGATATCAAATATGAACCTCAGCTCCTTGCAGATGATGACACAAGACTGCTACAGCTGGAAACCCAGGGAAATCAAA ATTGCTACAACTATCTATACAGGATGAAAGCTCTGGATGCCATCCGTGCCTCTG AGATCCCATTTCATGCTGAAGGCCGGCATCCCCGTTCCTTAATGGGCAAGAATTTCCGCTCCTACCTGCTAGATCTTCGAAACACTAGTACTCCTTTCAGGGGTGTGCGCAAGGCCCTCATTGATACCCTGCTGGATGGCTATGAGACAGCCCGCTATGGGACAGGG GTCTTTGGCCAGAGTGAGTACCTGCGCTATCAGGAGGCCCTGAGTGAGCTGGCCACAGT GGTCAAAGCCCGAAGTGGGAGCTCTCAGCGACAACATCAGTCAGCAGCCAAAGACCTAACCCAGTCTCCTGAAGTCTCCCCAACAACCATCCAGGTGACATACCTCCCCTCCAGTCAGAAGAGTAAACGTGCCAAGCACTTCCTCGAATTGAAGAGCTTTAAGGACAACTATAACACACTGGAGAGTACTCTGTGA
- the C3H1orf43 gene encoding protein C1orf43 homolog isoform X2: protein MASGSNWLSGVNVVLVMAYGSLDLKEEIDIRLSRVQDIKYEPQLLADDDTRLLQLETQGNQNCYNYLYRMKALDAIRASEIPFHAEGRHPRSLMGKNFRSYLLDLRNTSTPFRGVRKALIDTLLDGYETARYGTGVFGQSEYLRYQEALSELATVVKARSGSSQRQHQSAAKDLTQSPEVSPTTIQVTYLPSSQKSKRAKHFLELKSFKDNYNTLESTL from the exons ATGGCGTCCGGCAGTAACTGGCTGTCCGGCGTGAATGTCGTGCTGGTGATGGCCTACGGGAGCCTG GACTTAAAAGAGGAGATTGATATCCGACTATCCAGGGTTCAGGATATCAAATATGAACCTCAGCTCCTTGCAGATGATGACACAAGACTGCTACAGCTGGAAACCCAGGGAAATCAAA ATTGCTACAACTATCTATACAGGATGAAAGCTCTGGATGCCATCCGTGCCTCTG AGATCCCATTTCATGCTGAAGGCCGGCATCCCCGTTCCTTAATGGGCAAGAATTTCCGCTCCTACCTGCTAGATCTTCGAAACACTAGTACTCCTTTCAGGGGTGTGCGCAAGGCCCTCATTGATACCCTGCTGGATGGCTATGAGACAGCCCGCTATGGGACAGGG GTCTTTGGCCAGAGTGAGTACCTGCGCTATCAGGAGGCCCTGAGTGAGCTGGCCACAGT GGTCAAAGCCCGAAGTGGGAGCTCTCAGCGACAACATCAGTCAGCAGCCAAAGACCTAACCCAGTCTCCTGAAGTCTCCCCAACAACCATCCAGGTGACATACCTCCCCTCCAGTCAGAAGAGTAAACGTGCCAAGCACTTCCTCGAATTGAAGAGCTTTAAGGACAACTATAACACACTGGAGAGTACTCTGTGA
- the CFAP141 gene encoding cilia- and flagella-associated protein 141, giving the protein MSVERMVKVEESFQRALGLKKMVDRWQNSHTHCLWQMTLSQRRNPYAILRMQDTMVQELALANKQLLMVRQAALHQLFEKEHRQYQQELDQMGKAFYVERL; this is encoded by the exons ATGTCTGTGGAAAGGATGGTAAAAGTAGAAGAG AGTTTTCAAAGGGCCCTGGGACTTAAGAAGATGGTGGACAG GTGGCAAAATTCACACACTCACTGTCTGTGGCAGATGACATTAAGCCAGAGGAGAAACCCATATGCCATCCTAAGGATGCAGGACACTATGGTGCAGGAGTTGGCACTGGCCAACAAGCAATTACTGATG gtcCGTCAAGCTGCCCTGCACCAGCTGTTTGAAAAGGAGCATCGGCAGTACCAACAGGAACTAGATCAGATGGGCAAAGCTTTTTATGTGGAGAGACTCTAA